Proteins from one Dermacentor variabilis isolate Ectoservices chromosome 1, ASM5094787v1, whole genome shotgun sequence genomic window:
- the LOC142588137 gene encoding rhythmically expressed gene 2 protein-like — protein MVSRLRLITFDATNTLLRYKESVGRTYSGVAQLYGVPADPHHVNHKFRIEFKRMVAQHPNFGCDSGMTSQQWWAELISRTLSGSGTISESVMTSIARHLYESYSTPECWAPNIGTVETLQRLRQSGRKLGVISNTDERLDSILTGLRLRQYFDFVIASAVVKVQKPSKDIFSLALICASSDERLKPVDALHVGDNVELDYLAAKSAGWNALLLANDESHKHRALSKGSVEPGDVIQQLTDIFKVVESQESRCAT, from the coding sequence ATGGTGTCGCGCCTGCGCCTCATCACTTTCGATGCAACGAACACGCTATTGCGCTACAAAGAGTCAGTCGGACGCACTTATTCTGGGGTTGCTCAACTCTACGGGGTGCCAGCGGATCCGCATCACGTAAATCACAAGTTCAGGATTGAGTTTAAACGCATGGTGGCTCAGCATCCCAATTTTGGTTGTGACAGTGGCATGACATCGCAGCAATGGTGGGCTGAGCTCATTAGCCGAACGCTCTCCGGTTCAGGCACCATCAGCGAGTCTGTCATGACATCCATTGCAAGACACCTTTACGAATCGTACAGTACGCCTGAATGCTGGGCACCGAACATAGGCACGGTTGAAACTCTTCAGCGCCTCAGACAGTCGGGTCGCAAACTTGGCGTCATCTCGAACACCGACGAGCGACTGGACAGCATTCTGACCGGTCTTCGATTGCGGCAATACTTTGATTTTGTTATTGCATCGGCTGTGGTTAAAGTCCAAAAGCCTTCTAAGGACATTTTCTCATTGGCTCTAATTTGCGCTAGCAGCGATGAGCGCTTAAAACCCGTTGACGCGCTGCATGTAGGTGATAACGTCGAACTTGACTACCTGGCTGCAAAAAGTGCTGGGTGGAATGCCCTATTGCTTGCCAACGATGAATCGCATAAGCACCGAGCATTGTCAAAGGGAAGTGTAGAACCCGGTGACGTCATCCAACAGCTGACAGATATCTTCAAAGTTGTCGAGTCGCAGGAGTCACGCTGTGCCACATAA